In Trifolium pratense cultivar HEN17-A07 linkage group LG7, ARS_RC_1.1, whole genome shotgun sequence, a genomic segment contains:
- the LOC123896485 gene encoding uncharacterized protein LOC123896485, with the protein MEESLEDDTEDGYELDMTSSSLCPPPEKIKTRGGVKNKDKGKVPNGYDVYRDPSYFEHVEREYGDSQGTSKRLRTQLSQPSQEQQSQPSQKQLSQMSKKMISQKYLGQFPDHIHPHIVDIIEMLGDGNCGFRAVAYLLGYTEEGWPIVRRELHEELTNNNSLYEKLFRQGLQGVRDSLVGNRWFTVPAMGYLVANRYNVILVMLGKPSQTFFPMMTSYSSSARFFVSVLSVEIIRCR; encoded by the exons ATGGAAGAATCATTGGAGGATGACACAGAGGATGGATATGAGTTGGACATGA CCTCAAGTTCATTGTGTCCACCACctgaaaaaattaaaaccagAGGAGGAGTGAAGAACAAAGATAAAGGCAAAGTACCAAATGGTTATGATGTGTACCGTGATCCATCATACTTTGAAcatgttgaaagagaatatgGTGATTCACAAG GTACATCAAAGAGGTTGCGTACACAACTATCTCAGCCATCTCAGGAGCAACAATCTCAACCATCTCAAAAGCAACTATCACAAATGTCTAAAAAAATGATATCTCAGAAGTATCTGGGGCAATTTCCTGATCATATACATCCACATATTGTTGACATTATTGAAATGTTAGGAGATGGAAATTGTGGTTTTAGAGCTGTTGCATATTTACTTGGTTACACAGAGGAAGGTTGGCCCATCGTCCGCCGAGAGTTACATGAAGAGCTGACAAATAATAACAGTTTGTATGAGAAATTATTCAGACAAGGTTTACAGGGCGTTAGAGATTCGCTGGTAGGAAATAGATGGTTCACCGTACCTGCTATGGGTTACTTGGTAGCAAATAGgtataatgttattttagtcATGTTGGGTAAACCTAGTCAGACCTTCTTTCCTATGATGACTTCATATTCCTCTTCAGCAAGGTTTTTTGTATCGGTTTTGTCGGTGGAAATCATTAGGTGCCGGTAA
- the LOC123895211 gene encoding NAC domain-containing protein 72-like — MGIQEKDPLSQLSLPPGFRFYPTDEELLVQYLCRKVAGHHFSLPIIAEIDLYKFDPWVLPSKAIFGEKEWYFFSPRDRKYPNGTRPNRVAGSGYWKATGTDKIITNEGRKVGIKKALVFYVGKAPKGTKTNWIMHEYRLLDSSRNNGGTKLDDWVLCRIYKKNSSALKTNPNGAVSSGEYTQYSNGSSSSSSSHRDSNLDDVLESLPQIDDRCFMLPRVNSLRTMQHQQQQEHKLNIQNLNSANNNNFMDWSNPSLILNTQFQETQTQGMMNFGGCNDLYVPNVPTLCQMDSSVITDKTSKISVHPTEEEVQSGAKANQVENFNSGFLQRGSNDFTQGMNFSNSVDPFGFRYPVQPVGFGFGQ; from the exons ATGGGAATTCAAGAAAAAGACCCACTTTCACAATTGAGTTTACCACCTGGTTTTCGATTTTACCCAACCGATGAAGAGCTTCTTGTTCAATATCTATGTCGTAAAGTAGCTGGTCATCATTTTTCTCTTCCAATTATTGCTGAAATTGATCTCTACAAATTTGATCCATGGGTTCTACCAA GTAAGGCGATTTTTGGTGAGAAAGAATGGTATTTTTTTAGTCCAAGAGATAGGAAATATCCTAATGGTACTAGACCCAATAGAGTTGCTGGATCTGGGTATTGGAAAGCTACTGGAACTGATAAGATTATCACAAATGAAGGTAGAAAAGTTGGTATAAAAAAAGCACTTGTTTTTTATGTTGGTAAAGCTCCTAAAGGCACCAAAACTAATTGGATTATGCATGAGTATCGTCTACTTGATTCTTCTCGTAATAACGGTGGCACTAAG CTAGATGATTGGGTTCTATGTAGAATTTACAAGAAAAATTCTAGCGCACTAAAAACCAATCCAAACGGCGCGGTTTCAAGCGGAGAATACACTCAATACAGTAACGGTTCATCTTCGTCTTCATCATCCCACCGCGACTCCAACCTCGATGACGTTCTCGAATCACTTCCACAAATCGACGACCGTTGCTTCATGTTGCCACGTGTCAACTCACTAAGGACTAtgcaacatcaacaacaacaagaacataAACTGAATATTCAAAATCTCAATTCAGCAAATAACAACAATTTCATGGATTGGTCAAATCCATCATTGATTTTGAACACTCAGTTTCAAGAAACACAAACTCAAGGAATGATGAATTTTGGTGGATGTAATGACCTTTATGTCCCTAATGTACCCACTTTATGTCAAATGGACTCTTCTGTTATTACAGATAAAACTAGTAAGATATCCGTGCATCCAACCGAGGAGGAGGTTCAAAGTGGGGCAAAAGCGAACCAAGTTGAGAATTTTAATTCTGGATTTCTTCAACGTGGTTCGAATGATTTTACTCAAGGAATGAATTTTTCTAATTCGGTTGACCCGTTTGGGTTTCGTTACCCGGTTCAACCAGTTGGATTTGGGTTCGGGCAATGA
- the LOC123896484 gene encoding protein MAIN-LIKE 1-like has protein sequence MTASGLSPLERTSLNTVDPNLISAFVERWHPETSSFHMSFGEMTITLDDVACLLHIPIRGDFYTPSSFTEEEAAALAADLLGVNLQYATRETRKQRGGYFSQQWLFDNYIRQCEVKNYDCAARSYLLLLVGCTICTDKSFTRVDEKYLPMFRVLSTCGRFAWGAIALVELYDTLNDASVFTTKGLAGYASLLQVFNIL, from the coding sequence ATGACTGCATCTGGGTTGAGTCCACTTGAGCGGACCAGTTTGAACACGGTCGATCCGAATCTTATATCAGCATTTGTTGAGAGATGGCACCCAGAGACATCGTCATTTCACATGTCATTCGGTGAAATGACAATTACACTGGATGATGTTGCCTGTTTGTTGCATATTCCGATTAGGGGTGACTTTTACACACCGTCATCGTTCACGGAGGAAGAAGCTGCGGCACTTGCAGCTGATTTGTTGGGTGTCAATCTTCAGTATGCGACCAGAGAGACAAGAAAGCAGCGAGGTGGATATTTTTCTCAACAATGGCTATTTGATAACTACATAAGGCAGTGTGAAGTTAAGAATTATGATTGTGCTGCTAGGTcgtatttgttgttgttggtcgGCTGTACCATTTGCACTGACAAGAGTTTTACACGCGTAGATGAAAAATATCTACCGATGTTTAGGGTTTTGTCTACATGTGGTAGATTTGCTTGGGGTGCTATTGCGTTGGTTGAATTATATGACACTTTGAATGATGCTTCTGTCTTTACCACAAAGGGGCTCGCTGGATATGCGTCACTTTTACAGGTATTTAATATCCTTTAA
- the LOC123896486 gene encoding ABC transporter G family member 9, producing MQFDEVVYKIKDKKGGIFKKKTKVEEKTILKGVTGIVKPGEMLAMLGPSGSGKTTLLTALGGRLGGKLYGKITYNEKPFSNTIKRNTGFVTQDDVLYPHLTVTETLVFTALLRLPNTVTKDEKVSHAKNVIDQLGLTKCKDSIVGSAYLRGVSGGERKRVSIGQELLINPSLLFLDEPTSGLDSTTAQRIVSTLWDLARGGRTIVMTIHQPSSRLYYMFHKVLLLAEGNVVYFGKGSEAIEYFSNIGYSPAMAMNPSDFLLDLANGIYTDDMNQDHNIDKQKLISAFKSNSETQSKPEEHQEINDSDTSQGRFQETGSGKWPTSWSQQFFVLLRRDVKERKYESFSGLRIGQVLVVALMSGLLWYKSDMSHLQDQIGLLFFITGFWGFFPLFQAIFTFPQELMMLEKERSSGMYRLSSYFISRMVADLPMELVLPTIFLLITYFMAGLKATMINFFQTLFSLLLNVLVAQGLGLALGAVVLDQKSATTLASVIMLCFLLAGGFYVQNVPKFIAWVKYISISYYTYQLFIGSQYHSGETYPCSSGQCLIEEFPPIKQVGFNMNGQGLAAMALVIMLIGYRLIAYIALMRIGVTKKKA from the exons ATGCAGTTTGATGAGGTTGTGTACAAAATCAAAGACAAAAAAGGAGGAATATttaagaagaaaacaaaagtaGAAGAGAAAACAATCTTAAAAGGAGTAACAGGAATTGTAAAACCAGGTGAAATGCTAGCAATGTTAGGTCCATCAGGAAGTGGCAAAACAACATTGTTAACAGCATTAGGAGGAAGACTTGGTGGAAAACTTTATGGAAAAATAACATATAatgaaaaaccattttcaaatacaataaaaagaaacaCAGGTTTTGTTACACAAGATGATGTTCTTTACCCTCATTTAACAGTAACAGAAACACTTGTTTTTACAGCACTTTTAAGATTACCAAATACAGTTACTAAAGACGAGAAAGTTTCGCATGCGAAAAATGTTATTGATCAACTTGGTTTAACAAAGTGTAAAGATAGCATTGTTGGAAGTGCTTATCTAAGAGGTGTTTCTGGTGGAGAAAGGAAAAGAGTTAGTATTGGACAAGAATTGCTTATAAATCCTAGTTTATTGTTTCTTGATGAACCTACTTCTGGTTTGGATTCTACAACAGCGCAAAGGATTGTGTCGACTTTGTGGGATTTAGCGAGAGGTGGAAGGACTATTGTGATGACAATACATCAACCTTCAAGTagattatattatatgtttCATAAAGTTTTGTTACTTGCAGAAGGGAATGTTGTTTATTTTGGAAAAGGTTCTGAAGCTATTgaatatttttctaatattGGTTATTCTCCTGCTATGGCTATGAACCCTTCAGATTTCCTTTTGGATCTTGCAAATg GTATCTACACTGATGACATGAATCAAGACCATAACATAGACAAGCAAAAATTGATTTCAGCATTTAAAAGTAACTCTGAAACACAGTCAAAACCAGAAGAACATCAAGAAATCAATGACTCTGATACAAGTCAGGGGAGATTTCAAGAGACAGGTTCTGGAAAATGGCCTACTAGTTGGTCACAACAATTCTTTGTATTATTAAGAAGAGATGTCAAAGAGAGAAAATATGAATCGTTCTCTGGCTTAAGGATTGGTCAAGTCCTTGTGGTTGCACTTATGTCAGGACTACTTTGGTATAAATCTGATATGTCACACTTGCAGGATCAG ATTGGACTACTATTCTTCATAACAGGCTTTTGGGGTTTTTTCCCTCTCTTCCAAGCAATCTTCACCTTCCCACAAGAACTAATGATGCTCGAAAAAGAACGATCCTCGGGAATGTATAGACTCTCCTCATACTTCATTTCAAGAATGGTAGCTGACCTACCAATGGAACTAGTCCTCCCTACAATCTTCCTTCTCATAACATATTTCATGGCAGGACTCAAAGCAACAATGATAAACTTTTTTCAAACACTTTTCAGTCTCTTACTCAATGTCTTAGTTGCACAAGGATTAGGACTAGCACTCGGCGCCGTTGTACTAGATCAAAAATCGGCAACGACACTTGCATCAGTAATCATGCTATGTTTCTTACTTGCTGGTGGATTTTATGTTCAGAATGTTCCAAAATTTATAGCTTGGGTGAAGTATATTTCTATTAGCTACTATACATATCAGCTATTTATTGGATCACAATATCATAGTGGTGAGACATACCCTTGTTCTAGTGGACAGTGTCTTATTGAAGAGTTTCCTCCTATAAAACAAGTGGGGTTTAATATGAATGGACAAGGGTTGGCTGCAATGGCTCTTGTTATAATGTTAATTGGTTATagacttatagcttatattgCTCTTATGAGGATTGGTGTCACAAAGAAAAAGGCTTAA